From Trueperella pecoris, a single genomic window includes:
- a CDS encoding SixA phosphatase family protein has translation MKTLIIMRHAKACYGPTDHARPLTDHGRRQARFVGGELSRIAGVIDHVLVSDATRTRQTLEALTSGGLRVKERSIEPSLYSAGGDDVVDLLRVVANESVVMVLGHEPTMSDVAYELWNGVGDAGFSSFPTAGAAIFTFDGEWADLAPRSLTLTRFIRPPRQARSEGNRG, from the coding sequence ATGAAGACGCTCATCATCATGCGCCACGCGAAGGCCTGCTACGGTCCCACCGACCACGCCCGCCCGCTCACCGACCACGGCCGTAGACAAGCCAGGTTCGTCGGGGGAGAGCTGAGCCGAATCGCCGGCGTCATCGACCACGTCCTCGTCTCCGATGCCACTCGCACGCGGCAGACGCTCGAAGCGCTCACTTCCGGCGGGCTGCGGGTCAAGGAGCGTTCGATCGAGCCGAGCCTGTACAGCGCCGGCGGGGACGACGTCGTCGACCTGCTGCGAGTCGTCGCCAACGAATCGGTGGTGATGGTGCTCGGGCACGAACCGACGATGTCAGACGTTGCCTATGAGCTGTGGAACGGGGTGGGCGACGCTGGCTTCTCGTCCTTCCCGACAGCGGGCGCCGCGATCTTCACCTTCGACGGGGAATGGGCGGACCTGGCGCCGAGATCCCTGACACTGACGCGCTTCATCCGCCCACCCAGGCAGGCAAGGTCTGAAGGGAATCGAGGCTAG
- a CDS encoding DUF6767 domain-containing protein, with protein sequence MAKTPMCPLRFGEPCTLCQLYVTGPEDCQTVKLVMEDPELRQEWARRRAEFNRAKRAAYAESVAPNGRQSAD encoded by the coding sequence ATGGCTAAAACCCCCATGTGTCCGTTACGCTTCGGCGAGCCTTGCACCCTGTGCCAGCTCTATGTGACCGGACCCGAGGATTGCCAGACCGTCAAGCTGGTGATGGAGGATCCCGAACTTCGGCAAGAGTGGGCGCGCAGGCGAGCCGAGTTCAACCGTGCCAAGCGCGCCGCATATGCCGAAAGCGTGGCTCCGAACGGGCGTCAGTCCGCCGACTAG
- the serB gene encoding phosphoserine phosphatase SerB has protein sequence MLVRFSLVAPHPIPTALCHHVRQTILDVDADVRDRPVAAVGLHAHTWLFKAPISELGPRKMSLAEFADEVRGPAMALAIDSAFITGPMAHEGPAAIVTDVDSTFITTEVIEMLAAHAGVEDEVREVTTAAMRGELDFAESLAHRVAKLAGVPASVFADVLRDVQLTEGATRLLDAVHAHGGKFGLVSGGFSEVVGPLADSAGVDRFVANGLEVHDHTLTGRTRGPVIDSAAKVEAIERWEREWGLAPQMVLCAGDGANDLPMMARAGLGVAFQGKDVVRENADCAINFARLDAIAALVGWDIHG, from the coding sequence ATGTTGGTTCGTTTCTCGCTCGTGGCGCCTCACCCGATTCCCACCGCGTTGTGTCATCACGTCCGCCAGACGATTCTCGACGTAGACGCTGACGTGCGCGATCGGCCCGTCGCCGCCGTCGGGCTTCACGCCCACACGTGGCTTTTCAAGGCTCCGATCAGCGAGCTTGGACCACGCAAGATGTCTCTTGCCGAGTTCGCCGACGAGGTGCGCGGACCGGCCATGGCCCTCGCCATCGACTCTGCGTTCATCACGGGCCCGATGGCCCACGAAGGTCCGGCGGCGATCGTCACCGACGTCGACTCGACGTTCATCACCACCGAGGTCATCGAGATGCTGGCTGCTCACGCCGGCGTCGAGGACGAGGTGCGTGAGGTCACCACGGCTGCCATGCGAGGCGAACTCGACTTCGCAGAATCTCTCGCGCATCGTGTGGCTAAGCTCGCTGGCGTGCCCGCGTCCGTCTTTGCGGATGTGTTGCGGGACGTCCAACTCACCGAGGGCGCCACCCGCCTTCTCGACGCCGTCCACGCACATGGCGGGAAGTTCGGCTTAGTCTCCGGCGGATTTTCCGAGGTCGTCGGCCCGCTTGCAGACAGCGCGGGAGTTGATCGATTCGTTGCCAACGGCCTCGAAGTTCACGACCACACCCTCACCGGCCGCACGCGCGGCCCCGTGATTGATAGCGCGGCCAAGGTCGAGGCTATTGAGCGTTGGGAGCGCGAATGGGGCCTGGCCCCCCAGATGGTTTTGTGTGCTGGCGACGGTGCCAATGATCTGCCCATGATGGCCCGTGCGGGCCTAGGCGTGGCCTTCCAGGGCAAGGACGTCGTGCGCGAGAATGCGGACTGCGCCATTAACTTCGCCCGCCTTGACGCGATCGCGGCACTCGTGGGGTGGGACATTCATGGCTAA